TGCGTTTCACGCCGCCAGCATCAAACCGGCCGCTTTCGACACCGACAAGGAGACGTTTTTCGGGCGCTACGGCGATTTGCGCCTGCCCGCAGCAGTGCAGGCCGGCAGGCTCGCCAAACGCGCGGGCAACTGGCTGGATCCGATCGCCAGCCTGCAAATCGAACTCAGGCTGAAGCCCGGGGAGCAAAAAACCGTGTGCTTCCTGCTGGGCGCCACGCAAACAGTGGAAGAGGCGGTGGCGCTGAGTTACAAATACCGCGCTGCCGACCAGGTTGAGGCCGCGCTGGCAGCGGTGCAGCAGCACTGGCACGAGTTACTGAACACGGTGGCATGCGACACGCCGGACGACGCCATGAATCTCATGCTCAACACCTGGCTGAAGTATCAAGCCATTTCCGGCCGGTTGTGGGGGCGCAGTGCCTACTACCAGACCGGCGGCGCCTTCGGCTTCCGCGATCAATTGCAGGACAGTCAGATTTTTCTTCCCATCGATCCCGCGCGCACGAAAAGCCAGATTCTGCTGCACGCCCGCCATCAATTCAAAGACGGCACAGTCTATCACTGGTGGCATCCCATTTCGGAGGTCGGATTGCACAATCAAATCTCCGACAACCTGCTGTGGCTGCCCTTCGTGGTCAACAGCTACCTGCAGGAGACCGGCGATTTCTCCCTGTTGCAGGTTTCCGAACCTTTTGTCGATGATTCTCACGCCGTTCCACTTTACGACCATTGCGTGCGCGCCCTCGACAGGTCACTGGCACGCACGAGCACGCGCGGGCTGCCGTTGATTGGCGCCGGCGATTGGAATGACGGCTTGAGCGCGGTCGGCCTGGATGGCCGGGGCGAGTCGGTGTGGCTGGGTCATTTTTTACACTTTCTGCTGCTGGCATTCGCGCCGATCGCCGAACACTTCGGTGACACGGAACGTGCGCAGACATACCGCGCCCGCGCGGCACGGCTGCGCGAGGCCTTGAACGAGCACGCCTGGGATGGTGAGTGGTATTACCGCGCCACCAAGGACAACGGCGGGAAAATCGGCAGCCGGGAGAACAGCCAGGGCCGGATTTATCTCAATGCCCAAACCTGGGCGGTGATTGCCGGTGTTGCCGAGCGCAGCCGCGCCGAACAGGTGATGAACATGGTGGAGCAGCATCTGGAATACAAAGCCGGCCCGTTGCTGCTTTATCCCGGTTATGACACGCCCGACCAGTTCATCGGCTATCTTTCGCGCTACGCCGCCGGCATGCGTGAGAACGGCGGCGTGTATACCCATGCCGCCACCTGGGCGGTGATGGCGGAAGCCATGCTCGAGCGGGGCGAAGCCGCCTATCGTCTTTTCTCCAAGATCAACCCGGTCAACCGCGGCATGAAGCCGGAGGAGTACTTCGCTGAGCCGTATGTCACGGCCGGCAACATCGAAGGGCCTGATTCAAAATTCTATGGTCGCGGCGGGTGGACCTGGTACACCGGCTCGGCTGCGTGGCTCTTCAAGGCCGGCTGGGAGTGGATTCTCGGCGTGCGGCCGACAGTCGAGGGCCTGGTGGTTGATCCCTGCATTCCCTCGACCTGGAAGGGATTCAAAGTCCGGCGACGGTTTCGCGGCGCGGTGTATGATATCGAAGTCAGAAATCCTCACCACGTGAACTGCGGCGTGGTGGAGATTTGGGTTGACGGGGAGAAGTACGCCGAACAGTGTCTGCGCTCGAAACCCGTGTTGCCGGTTTTTGCGGCGGGATCGACCCACCGCATCGTCGTGACGCTGGGCAGGCGCACGGAATAATCCGTGTCTGTCCTGCGCGGCAATTTGTGGATGAAACGATCCTGTCACGGCCCGGCCGTTGCCTCAACACGCCCGAGGCTGACGGCAAACTCGAAGGCTGGCAGTCCCCGGCTCAGCCGGGGTTGGAACATTTCCCAAACAGAAACTCACGATCATCCTCTTGACCATGACACTCGAAGCGCTGCATTCGCCTCTCGCGTTTCTGCAACACATGCTCGGCGCCGTACCCGCGCCGGAGCAACTGCGGGCGCAGGAGCAGTGGTGGCAGGCAGAAGGGAATACCGTGTCGCGGGCCATCGATCAGGGCGGCACACCCTGGCTGCGCATGTTCGATGCCCACGGCACCCGGGTGGATGAAATTCTCCTGCCCCCGGCCTATTGGAGCATGCTCAAGCGCGGTTATTGCCAGGGCATCATCTGGCGGGTGTTTGAGGAGCATTCGCTGCTGCCTTTTTGCCATATGGGCTATGTCACCGCCTTTCACGATCCCGGACTTTTTTGTCCCTACACGGTTTCGCTGGCGACTGCGGTGGCGCTGGAAAAGTATGGCAGCGACGATTTGAAAAACCGCTTTTTGACACCTTTGCTCCGCCGGGATGAGAGCGTGTGGCAGGGCGCCACCTGGATGACTGAAATCAAGGGCGGCTCCGATTTGGGCGCGGCCGTCGAAACCACGGCGGTGAGGGCCGGCGATTGCTGGCGGCTGACCGGCGCGAAATATTTTGCCAGCAACGTGGGCGCCGAGCTGGCGCTGGTGGCCGCCCGGCCCGCAGGCGCCAGGCCGGACGTGCGGGGGCTGGCGCTTTTTCTGGTGCCCAAACTGCGTGACGATGGCAGCCGCAATTACTTTGTGCGCCGCCTCAAGGACAAAATTGCCACGCGCGCCGTTCCCACCGGCGAGGTGGAATTGCACGACAGCGAAGCCCATTTGCTCGGCACGCCGGAGCAGGGAATCTATCTGATCCTCGAGGTGCTGAATCTTTCCCGGGTGGCCAACAGCCTGGCGAGTGTGGCGTTGATGCAGCGCGCGCTGGGTGACGCCCGGGATTTTGCGGCGTCGCGCCGGGCTTTTGGAAAACCGGTCTTGCAGCAGCCGCTCTTGCGCCGACAATTCGACGAGCGACTCGCGCAATTGCGCGCGGCGTTTGCCCTGGCGTGGGAGGCGGCACAACTGCTGGAGGCGGTCTGGCAGGAGCGCCCGCCTTATTCGGAGCGCCATCACCTCTTCCGTCTGCTGGCCCATCTCGCCAAATATTGGACGGCGGAAGTGGCCGTGCAAACCGCCAAGTGGGCCATGGAAGTTTACGGCGGGGCGGGCACCCTGGCGGAGTTCGGAATCGAGCGCTGGCTGCGTGAAGCCATGATCCTGCAGATTTGGGAGGGCACGCCGCATCGCCAGATTTTGGACGGCCTGGAGGTGATGGAACGCAAACAGGCGCATCGCCTGCTGGAACAGCATCTCGCTGCGCAGGGCGGAGCGGAAACACTCGCTGCCCTCCGCGCGCGCATCGAAACACTGCCGGGACTTTCCCGTGCGGAAAAGGAAGCCGGTGCCGAGGCGCTCTTTCGCGAGCTGGCGATGACCACCGCGAAGGTGTTATCCCAAAAGGAGCCCTGATGATGAAAAAAATCCTTTCGTTGTGTCTGCTGCTCGCCCTCGCGGCTGTTCCGACCGCGGCGCAAACGCAGGCGGCAGGGCTGCACATGGTCGTGCTTGGCTCCTCCACCGCCGAGGGCACCGGCCCGCGCGATCCCAACAATGCCTGGGTCAATCGTTATCGCGCCTTTCTGCAAAGCCGCAATCCCGCCAATGTGGTGACCAATCTGGCGCGCGGCGGGTACACCACCTATCACATCCTGCCGGACGGCACCACCCCGCCGCCGGGCCGGCCTGCCCCCGACCACGAGCGCAACATCAACAAGGCGCTGTCGCTCAAGCCGAGCGCCATCATCATCAACCTGCCCAGCAACGACGCGGCCAGCGGCTACCCTGTGAAAGAGCAACTCGCCAATTATGAAGCCGTGCTGGCGAAGGCGCGGGCCGCCACCGTGCCGGTGTGGATCACCACCACACAACCGCGCAATCTCCCGGCCACCCAGCGCCAGCTTCTGATTGCCATGCGCGATTCCACCCGGGCGCGCTGGCGCGAACAGGTGATCGATTTTTGGAGCGGTCTCGCCAATGTCGACGGTACCATCGTGCCCGCCTACGACAGCGGTGATGGGGTCCATCTCAACGATGCGGCGCATGGCATTTTGTACGATCGCGTGGTCGCCGCCGGCGTGCACAACGTGTCGGCTCTGACCGACAGCCTGTTTCTCGATCTGGTGCAGCGCGCCTGCTTCGATTACTTCTGGCAGGAGGCCAATCCCAGCAACGGTTTGATCAAGGATCACAGCGCCACTTATGCACCCTGCAGCATCGCCGCGGTGGGCTTTGGTCTGACTGCGATCACCATCGCCATCGACCGCGGCTGGATTTCCCGCACGGCGGGCCGCGACCGTGTGCTGACCACGCTCAACACCTTCTGGCAAAAACCGCAAGGCCGGGAAGCCCAGGGACGCATCGGCTACAAAGGTTTCTTTTATCATTTTCTCGACATGACCACCGCGCTGCGCACCTGGGATTCCGAACTCTCCTCCATCGACACCGCGCTGCTGCTGGCCGGCATTCTCGATATGAAGCAGTATTTCACCGGCAGCGATGCCGCGGAAACGCAAATTCGCAGTCTGGCCGACTCGATTTATTACCGGGTCGATTGGAACTGGATGCGCAACTTTCAACCCAACCTCACCGGTGGCTGGTCGCCGGAGCGCGGTTTCATCGGCTGGTGGTGGAGCGGCTACAATGAAGCCATGATCATGAACCTGCTGGGGCTGGGCTCGCCCACCCATGCGCTGCCCGCGTCGATCTGGAAGGCCTGGACCGGCGGCTATCGCTGGCAATTGCTTTATGGCTATGAGTTCGTCAGCTTCCCGCCGCTCTTCGGCCATCAGTATTCGCATTGCTGGATCGACTTTCGCGGCATCCAGGACGAGTACATGCGCGCCAGGGGCAGCGATTATTTTGAAAACTCGCGGCGGGCCACGCTGGCGCAACGCGCCTATTGCATCGCCAATCCCGGCGGCTGGCTGGGCTACGGCGAGAACGTGTGGGGCATCACCGCCTGCGACGGCCCCAATGGCTACAAGGCGCGCGGGGCGCCGCCGCCCGAGAATGAGGACGGCACCATTGCGCCCACCGCCGCCGGCAGCTCCATGCCCTTCACCCCGCGCGAGTCGCTGGCTGCCCTGCGCCACTTCTACGACTACTACGGCCCGAGTTTGTGGACCCGCTATGGCTTTCGCGATGCCTTCAATCTCACCCGCAATTGGTGGGCGCCCAACATCATCGGCATCGATCAGGGCCCGATGATCGTGATGATCGAAAATTATCGCAGCGGCCGCGTCTGGCGGCGCTTCATGCAAAACCCCGACATTCAACGCGGTCTGCAGCGTGCGGGCTTTATGCCGGTCACCGGCGTCGTTGCAAAAAACTTCCAGCCCCCCGCGGCTTTCACGCTTTTTCAGAATTATCCGAATCCCTTCAATCCGATAACGAACATTCGCCTTTCCCTGGCGCAGCCCATGCCCGTGAAGTTGCGTGTTTTTGATCTCGCCGGGCGGGTGGTGGCCACATTGTTCCAGGGCACTTTGGCCGCCGGGTCGCATGAGTTTGTTTTCGACGGCCGGCATCTGGCAGGCGGAATTTATTTCTATGAACTGCAAGCGGGAGCATTTCAACAAATAGGCAAGGTCCTCTTGCTGAAGTAGCACCCGCGACAAGGCGCCGTCCGCGGTGCATGAACCACCCAGCCTGACAGCGATGCCCGCATGACAAAAAAGACACTGATACTGCCCGGCTTGCTGCTGCTCGCCGGGGCTGCCGCCCTGACCATCAGGTGTGAAAGCCCGGCGCCGAAAAAGCTGCCCACTCCCGTGGCCGCCTGGGATCCCTTCCTCGACACCCTGCAAGTCCGCACGTTGAAATTTTTTCTCGAAACCACCGACCTGCAAACCGGCCTGTGTTGGGATCGCTGGCCCTCCCCCAGTCCCAGCAGCATCGCGGCCATCGGCTTCGGCCTGACCTGCTATCCGATCGCCGCCGAGCGCCGCCTGCTCACACGCGCCGAGGCGGCGCAACGCACCAACAACACCCTGCGCTTCCTGTGGCACCTGCCGCAAAATGACCGACCCGACAGCACCAGCGGTTACCGGGGCTTCTTCTATCACTTCTTGCAAGTGCCCGGCGGCCTGCGCGAGTGGCGATGCGAATTGTCCACCATAGACACGGCCCTGTTGCTCGCCGGCGTGCTGTTTTGCCAGTCCTATTTCGATCAAGCGGATCCCGTTGAACAATCCCTTCGCGCTCTCGCCGATTC
The window above is part of the candidate division KSB1 bacterium genome. Proteins encoded here:
- a CDS encoding glycosyl transferase family 36; its protein translation is MKSFKTKYGHFSKDGREYVITTPVTPRPWINVISNGDYGLAISQTGSGYSWRTHAQLNRLTRWEQDLIKDEWGKYIYLRDEKGNVWSAGWKPVCHEPERYLCRHGLGYSVIESVNFGIASSLVVFVPRDEPLELWKLTVYNSSRKPKQLTLFSFFEWCLGQAPDWHREFHKSFIETAYDAMSHAIFATKRLWEIPTARGHWNAEWGYVAFHAASIKPAAFDTDKETFFGRYGDLRLPAAVQAGRLAKRAGNWLDPIASLQIELRLKPGEQKTVCFLLGATQTVEEAVALSYKYRAADQVEAALAAVQQHWHELLNTVACDTPDDAMNLMLNTWLKYQAISGRLWGRSAYYQTGGAFGFRDQLQDSQIFLPIDPARTKSQILLHARHQFKDGTVYHWWHPISEVGLHNQISDNLLWLPFVVNSYLQETGDFSLLQVSEPFVDDSHAVPLYDHCVRALDRSLARTSTRGLPLIGAGDWNDGLSAVGLDGRGESVWLGHFLHFLLLAFAPIAEHFGDTERAQTYRARAARLREALNEHAWDGEWYYRATKDNGGKIGSRENSQGRIYLNAQTWAVIAGVAERSRAEQVMNMVEQHLEYKAGPLLLYPGYDTPDQFIGYLSRYAAGMRENGGVYTHAATWAVMAEAMLERGEAAYRLFSKINPVNRGMKPEEYFAEPYVTAGNIEGPDSKFYGRGGWTWYTGSAAWLFKAGWEWILGVRPTVEGLVVDPCIPSTWKGFKVRRRFRGAVYDIEVRNPHHVNCGVVEIWVDGEKYAEQCLRSKPVLPVFAAGSTHRIVVTLGRRTE
- a CDS encoding acyl-CoA dehydrogenase family protein, whose product is MTLEALHSPLAFLQHMLGAVPAPEQLRAQEQWWQAEGNTVSRAIDQGGTPWLRMFDAHGTRVDEILLPPAYWSMLKRGYCQGIIWRVFEEHSLLPFCHMGYVTAFHDPGLFCPYTVSLATAVALEKYGSDDLKNRFLTPLLRRDESVWQGATWMTEIKGGSDLGAAVETTAVRAGDCWRLTGAKYFASNVGAELALVAARPAGARPDVRGLALFLVPKLRDDGSRNYFVRRLKDKIATRAVPTGEVELHDSEAHLLGTPEQGIYLILEVLNLSRVANSLASVALMQRALGDARDFAASRRAFGKPVLQQPLLRRQFDERLAQLRAAFALAWEAAQLLEAVWQERPPYSERHHLFRLLAHLAKYWTAEVAVQTAKWAMEVYGGAGTLAEFGIERWLREAMILQIWEGTPHRQILDGLEVMERKQAHRLLEQHLAAQGGAETLAALRARIETLPGLSRAEKEAGAEALFRELAMTTAKVLSQKEP
- a CDS encoding GDSL-type esterase/lipase family protein, whose translation is MMKKILSLCLLLALAAVPTAAQTQAAGLHMVVLGSSTAEGTGPRDPNNAWVNRYRAFLQSRNPANVVTNLARGGYTTYHILPDGTTPPPGRPAPDHERNINKALSLKPSAIIINLPSNDAASGYPVKEQLANYEAVLAKARAATVPVWITTTQPRNLPATQRQLLIAMRDSTRARWREQVIDFWSGLANVDGTIVPAYDSGDGVHLNDAAHGILYDRVVAAGVHNVSALTDSLFLDLVQRACFDYFWQEANPSNGLIKDHSATYAPCSIAAVGFGLTAITIAIDRGWISRTAGRDRVLTTLNTFWQKPQGREAQGRIGYKGFFYHFLDMTTALRTWDSELSSIDTALLLAGILDMKQYFTGSDAAETQIRSLADSIYYRVDWNWMRNFQPNLTGGWSPERGFIGWWWSGYNEAMIMNLLGLGSPTHALPASIWKAWTGGYRWQLLYGYEFVSFPPLFGHQYSHCWIDFRGIQDEYMRARGSDYFENSRRATLAQRAYCIANPGGWLGYGENVWGITACDGPNGYKARGAPPPENEDGTIAPTAAGSSMPFTPRESLAALRHFYDYYGPSLWTRYGFRDAFNLTRNWWAPNIIGIDQGPMIVMIENYRSGRVWRRFMQNPDIQRGLQRAGFMPVTGVVAKNFQPPAAFTLFQNYPNPFNPITNIRLSLAQPMPVKLRVFDLAGRVVATLFQGTLAAGSHEFVFDGRHLAGGIYFYELQAGAFQQIGKVLLLK